The sequence tatatatatattgcacaaatattatacagttatattgaaTTATTATGGCTGTAAATGGATTGAAAAAATgtgttacatatatataataaagtttaaatatatatattttattttttttacattaacgttcagttaatgttttatagtaagtacatttttatagatgaattaaaatcaaatgcatttcaatccacaaataaatgctgttcttatgaacttgctatttataaaaaaaattaaaatcacactATCATGGTTttccaaaaatatgaagcagtgcaACTGTGAtaactgcataataataataataataataataataataatgatgatgatgatgatgatcgataataaaaacttttaaataataataagaattattgttgttgttgaattttATGATAATTAAATAACAACTGAGCAACAAATcatcagctttacatcacaggaataaattacaattttagaatACATTcacataaaaccttttttttcattattattgtaataatattttttagcattactgttagcattttatatttatcatatgaatgcattaaatactttaaaacataTCATGAACCCCAAACTCATAAATCAAAGTGTAATTAATGATATGATGTTTTACCAAGTGTTTACTGAAAGCGTTCGTAGACAGCAGTGAAGCCAATAGTTCACAATGTCCTTATTTTGATTAAGTTCACATTCACACTTATGAATGACCGTCTTACCCGTAGGAAACCTCCCTGACACTCTGCAGTCCCAGTCCTTCAAAGCGAAACTTCACATTCTTCAGTGTGCGCTTAAGTGGATTCCGGAAAACAACCGTAGCCTTCATTTCTTTGCCAACTACAGCGTCCCCTTCAGGCTGGGAGGTAAACAAGCACACATTTACAAAGAGTTCAATTAATTTGCCACACATATTAACCTCCACGCATACACGTGGATCATTTAGAGGTTGAAACAGAGAAGTCTTTTAAACTCACTTTGATGACTAGGTCTGGTGTGCGCAGTCTGAACCGAAACTGGGTGGCCAGAACCTGTTTGGTCTCAGTGACGCGTCCAGTGATTGTGAGCATCAGCATGGCCTGGTCCACCAGCTGGTCTTTATAGTGATCATAGAGCAGACACCACTCCACAGTCTCAACTATAGCGAGTAAGAGAGGAAACTTCATCaatattcatcaaaattaattcaAAGCGACATTATTGCCTGAGTTCTCTCACCTTCATTGGGCTGGAGTTCGACAGGAACCTGGTCTTTCTTCACTGTAGCTTTATACACCCCAGTATAGTACATAACGATAACCTGGCCTTGGAGGGAGAAAGTACGCAGTTCTGAGCTTGTGTTCTTCACAGTGATGAGCAGTTTAGCATCTGCACCAAGCTGAGGTTCTTCATCCATGGAGATCTGGATGGTGACATCGTTAGCACTGGAGATGTTGTAGATGGCTGCTTTAGAGCCATACTGACAGGCAGTCTCCACAGCTATGCGCTCTTCCTCTGAATCTAATGAGAGGGACAGCAAATATATATGGAAGAGTGACGTGACACTCACTTTtgtccagatttatttattttaaaaactgagaATCTGGACTCCATCCCGAAAGAACATCTCCAAGACATCTGAAAAAACCTACTGTTAAAAGTTTTTggcatttaaaagtaaaagtgaGGATGCTTTCAACATTTGGAGTGACTAAACCTTGTGTTTTAAACAGCTCTTCTTCGGAATACATCGTTTTTCAGGTACTGTAGCTTTTCAAATAAatggtattatttttatttattttttaccttctGGATGTTTGTAGAGGTGTGTGATGTCCTCACGTTCATCAGAGCCAACAGCTTTAGTGCTGATGCAGTGACCTATTGCTTTCTTACTGACTTGGACAGGAGTAAAGGTGCCATCAGCAGTTCGCTGCCAGTACACTTTATCACTGTTCaccttgaaaagaaaaaaagagcaaagcACTTAGAACCTACAAGTCTCTTTGGgcctcatttaaaaacaaactaaaagttATAGACGTTTAGGTATACCTCTGCAAATACGAATGGTGTGTCATGCTTGAGGTAAACCTGTCCGTTCCGGACAGCAGCGACAGAAGCGGGACCACAGCGGAAAACCCCCTGACTGGTCTCCTGAGGGGTGGCATCTACTACTTGCCACCCCCCCATACCCGCGGGTAGGTCTGGACGGGCCATCCAGCAGTCATTCCACACATGGAAGTTCCTGTAGACAGGAATTTGCATGTTTAATGCCATTTTCAGATATGCACTTTCAGATGTGTGCAATTATAGTGCACTCTTCCGAGTTTGAGGATGAAGTGTTAACTAACCAGACAGAATCTTGATTGAATTCCTCAATTGGCTGGAAGTTCTCATCTAAATACACGTCTGTTGTCAAGGAGACATCTGAGTCATGAGCAGACTCGAAATTTGTAACGCTCCGGGTCGGAATCCCTAAACACCTCATCACTGAAAATAGGAAAGACTTTTAAGCGTTATGCTCAAGTCAAATGAACGTGTTCTTACTCATTCTCAAGCACATATTCACACCTGAGGTGGTGACCCCAGAGAAGACCCAGCACTGTCCGTATCTAACCGGTGTTCCTCCACTTTCATAGTACTTTCTCAGAATGTCACTGCTACCGCTCCAGAATGTGGGAGCCGTGCCATTATCGTACGTACCCGACCAGTTGCCTACCAACACACCGCCGTCATCAGGGGAGTTAATCTGTCAAACATAAGACAAAAGATATTCTTCTGTTGCATTCAGAATGTTTCTAAGTGGTTGCATTCTTGCATAGTTCAGTCATGAAACACCTTTTGAGTTCTTTCAAGCTGACAGCAGTTAATCAGTCCCTCTTTTCTATCTATTtcctgctgtgtgtcatgagaaTTTTCTTTAGCCCCCCTCCTCCCCAGCACCACATGTCTAGATGtactacattaaaaatgtattaaagattaaagtttttttttttttttttttttttgtgatggtgCCATAGAAATAGATTCTCTTTCAGTGAGTTGTTCCTAAAagagtacaaaataaataaataaataaaaacttttaatcattttaagatttattaaatttttgtgCACGAAGAGTTTCTTCTTTTCCACGTCAGTCTTTCACGCACATTCACAAGAGTACCAAGACatatattctcgtagcttcatgaCATTACGGTTAAACCACTGATTtctcatggactattttaatgatgtccttac is a genomic window of Carassius auratus strain Wakin chromosome 23, ASM336829v1, whole genome shotgun sequence containing:
- the tgm1 gene encoding protein-glutamine gamma-glutamyltransferase K — translated: MPVETLSIRNRSAIGRFPTGTLTLEDPDKLKSQKPDTKWTCSTWFRQCCQRCCCRRNPTDPLPISLSDTLLEVRSIDLLKSKKEQNRLEHHTDRYLSEHLVIRRGQTFQMWIELSRAFNSETDKLQLDLKLGNLPDVSKGTHVIVPLVKDLQDGCWEAKIVEQKGSKIKLSVNSPPTAAIGKYKLCVATSSPTGEAVSPCSPDNDIYLLFNPWCEDDSVYMDNEEERKEYVLNDMGLIYYGTDSQIGDRPWNFGQFDKDILPACLFLLERSGAPASGCGDPINVVRLLSAMINSPDDGGVLVGNWSGTYDNGTAPTFWSGSSDILRKYYESGGTPVRYGQCWVFSGVTTSVMRCLGIPTRSVTNFESAHDSDVSLTTDVYLDENFQPIEEFNQDSVWNFHVWNDCWMARPDLPAGMGGWQVVDATPQETSQGVFRCGPASVAAVRNGQVYLKHDTPFVFAEVNSDKVYWQRTADGTFTPVQVSKKAIGHCISTKAVGSDEREDITHLYKHPEDSEEERIAVETACQYGSKAAIYNISSANDVTIQISMDEEPQLGADAKLLITVKNTSSELRTFSLQGQVIVMYYTGVYKATVKKDQVPVELQPNEVETVEWCLLYDHYKDQLVDQAMLMLTITGRVTETKQVLATQFRFRLRTPDLVIKPEGDAVVGKEMKATVVFRNPLKRTLKNVKFRFEGLGLQSVREVSYGNIESLAAVTLTEKFIPLEAGPQKLLASLDCRQLSQVHGVANITVKAP